A genome region from Anopheles stephensi strain Indian chromosome 2, UCI_ANSTEP_V1.0, whole genome shotgun sequence includes the following:
- the LOC118507752 gene encoding uncharacterized protein LOC118507752 isoform X1, with amino-acid sequence MHSVTRLQHQPFSMTCAAQSHPLTRKVCPVCDDQHYLANCVAFGKLSVAEREEVVKKEGLCFSCLRQNHRIRFCRSTTRCSQCNGRHHTMLCKGQQIPSQQHQLPMQPTNEDININAATRDESKLESTVWLSTAVVLVQNEQGVKHPARALIDQGSQSNFISERLAQQLKLRKKTMLKPLSGIGSVSVFANGMVSAQIKSRVSDYQTTLNFLVLPRVTADCPSRYSDVSRWNLPNEVVLADPLFFKPERIDLLIGAEVFGELLEQGRIALANHLPNLLQTKLGWIVCGKVSKRNVLSTGGEIAGCAIDEEFHSTVERLIKLEDIPEEKLPTP; translated from the coding sequence ATGCACAGCGTTACGAGGCTTCAACATCAGCCGTTCTCCATGACCTGCGCTGCCCAATCTCATCCATTGACGAGAAAAGTGTGTCCTGTTTGCGATGATCAGCACTACTTGGCGAATTGTGTGGCCTTTGGAAAACTAAGTGTTGCTGAGAGAGAAGAAGTGGTGAAGAAAGAAGGCCTGTGTTTCAGCTGTTTGAGGCAAAATCATCGCATCAGATTCTGCAGATCGACCACGAGATGCAGTCAGTGCAACGGTAGACATCACACGATGTTATGTAAGGGGCAGCAGATCCCGTCGCAACAACATCAATTGCCTATGCAGCCCACGAACGAAGACATCAACATCAATGCAGCTACACGTGACGAATCTAAATTGGAGAGCACGGTGTGGCTCTCAACGGCTGTCGTACTGGTTCAAAACGAGCAAGGAGTAAAACATCCAGCCAGAGCGTTGATTGATCAAGGGTCACAATCCAACTTTATTTCTGAAAGATTGGCACAACAACTGAAACTGCGCAAGAAGACAATGCTCAAACCACTCTCAGGCATCGGATCAGTGTCAGTATTTGCGAATGGTATGGTTTCGGCCCAGATTAAGTCTCGTGTTTCAGACTATCAGACAACGCTCAATTTTCTTGTACTTCCGAGAGTAACGGCAGACTGTCCCAGTCGATATAGTGATGTCAGCAGATGGAATCTTCCGAACGAAGTCGTATTAGCTGATCCATTGTTTTTCAAGCCGGAAAGGATTGACTTGCTAATTGGTGCAGAGGTGTTCGGAGAGCTATTAGAACAAGGCCGAATTGCATTAGCGAACCATCTTCCCAACTTGTTACAAACTAAACTCGGCTGGATTGTTTGTGGAAAGGTGTCTAAAAGGAATGTATTATCCACTGGAGGTGAAATCGCTGGTTGTGCCATAGATGAAGAATTCCATTCAACTGTGGAGAGGTTGATCAAGCTGGAAGATATACCTGAAGAGAAGCTACCCACCCCGTAA